A part of Rhopalosiphum maidis isolate BTI-1 chromosome 3, ASM367621v3, whole genome shotgun sequence genomic DNA contains:
- the LOC113557439 gene encoding COP9 signalosome complex subunit 5-like codes for MASTSRDSQEIIAKKTWELENNVQTVNTVDDIFRYDKQQQQDILTAKPWEKDPHYFKDIKISALALLKMVMHARSGGVLEIMGLLLGKIEGNTMIVMDSFALPVEGTETRVSAQDEAYEYMAAYIESAKVVGRQENAIGWYHSHPGYGCWLSGIDVSTQMLNQNFQEPFVAIVIDPVRTISAGKVCLGAFRTYPKGYKPANEEPSEYQSIPLDKIEDFGVHYKQYYSLEVNYFKSSLDRRLLDSLWNKYWVNTLSSSNLLTNADYLTSQINDLSDKLEQADTSLNRTCLEPVNRTKTENKLVKATMDSNKATIEILSGLMSQTIKEALFNSFTPKNNRQ; via the exons ATGGCGTCTACATCGAGGGATTCTCAAGAAATCATTGCTAAAAAGACATGGGAATTGGAAAACAACGTACAAACTGTTAATACAGTCGATGACATATTCAGATATgacaaacaacaacaacaagatATTTTGACTGCCAAACCTTGGGAGAAAga tccacattattttaaagatattaaaatatctgcaTTAGCACTATTAAAAATGGTCATGCATGCTCGATCTGGCGGTGTTTTGGAAATAATGGGTCTATTACTTGGCAAAATAGAAGGTAATACAATGATCGTCATGGATTCTTTTGCTTTACCTGTTGAAGGAACAGAAACCAGAGTCAGTGCTCAAGATGAAGCCTATGAATACATGGCAGCATATATTGAATCTGCTAAAGTA gtTGGACGTCAAGAAAATGCAATTGGATGGTATCATAGCCACCCTGGCTATGGCTGCTGGTTATCTGGTATTGATGTTTCAACTCAaatgttaaatcaaaatttccaAGAACCTTTTGTAGCAATTGTAATTGATCCAGTTAGAACAATTTCTGCTGGTAAAGTTTGTTTGGGAGCATTCCGTACCTATCCTAAG ggTTATAAGCCAGCAAATGAAGAACCATCTGAGTATCAATCTATTCCATTAGATAAAATTGAAGACTTTGGAGTACACTATAAACAATACTATTCATTAgaagtaaattatttcaaatcttCTCTGGATCGACGTTTATTGGATTCATTGTGGAATAAATATTGGGTGAACACTTTAAGTTCTTCCAATTTATTAACCAATGCTGATTACTTAACTAGTCAAATAAATGATCTTTCCGATAAACTAGAACAAGCTGACACTTCTCTGAATCGTACATGTCTCGAGCCTGTTAATCGTActaaaacagaaaataaattggtaaaaGCTACCATGGATAGTAATAAAGCAACAATCGAAATATTAAGTGGATTAATGTCTCAAACAATTAAAGAAGCTCtgtttaatagttttacacCAAAGAATAATCggcaataa
- the LOC113558083 gene encoding high mobility group protein 20A-like, whose translation MSSSENTDSIDKSSGQDDVTFVENVMPKKVNKTKVKKTRPYLRDKSAPKPPASGYIRFISNRRVQFRSENPNLSFAEITKILATEWNQMPADKKQPYLLAAEQDRVKYDEELAAYKKTDSYNNFIKSKLNKKKINTPIQKDKELKKENTSSKNNNAAHDISIFTEEFLEFNKARETELRNLRKNVTTQEQEVCVLDKHNENVQKLTAKLKANTEKLEAGCTKYEEYLKKLRSKLLNAFANFELTDNTESPTYDTIDTYMVNLSKNLTNDTNADSSRITNVKKAISKLNFSQGKTFACQVEYHLYHLGIHITVAHESIQINSKKNPTDDITKIISEMIDAWLMINDTNKWIEGTESVFTVNIQVKRRKVFNDCKVEIDLPIFSNPIEDNDKYEIIKEILNKLKHQNPIYYPMGINNDEFLQLHQKPAKGDPNIEVLQKHNECSIISNATNEEEMPEKVKKVDQECSDSEVKHLDNNSTDSHTTDEEKLPELVQKAVEVCSQIESLQSNVN comes from the exons ATGTCGAGTTCTGAAAACACAGACTCTATCGACAAATCATCAG gtCAAGATGATGTTACGTTCGTCGAGAATGTCATGcctaaaaaagttaataaaactaaagttaaaaaaactaGACCGTATTTGCGTGACAAATCAGCTCCAAAACCTCCGGCTTCTG GATACATACGATTTATATCTAATAGGCGTGTACAATTTCGTTCTGAAAATCCCAATTTATCATTTGCTgaaataaccaaaatattagCTACTGAGTGGAACCAGATGCCGGCAGATAAAAAACAA ccaTATCTTTTAGCTGCTGAACAAGACCGAGTGAAATATGATGAAGAATTAGccgcttataaaaaaactgattcatacaacaattttattaaaagcaaattaaacaaaaagaaaattaatactcCTATCCAAAAA GATAAAGaattgaaaaaagaaaatacatctagtaaaaacaataatgcaGCACATGACATATCTATATTTACTGAAGAATTCTTAGAGTTCAATAAAg ctAGAGAAACTGAATTAAGGAACCTCCGTAAAAATGTAACAACTCAAGAACAAGAAGTATGTGTCTTAGATAAACATAatgaaaatgtacaaaaattaactGCCAAATTAAAAGCTAACACTGAAAAACTCGAAGCTGGTTGTACAAAATATgaggaatatttaaaaaaattacgatcTAAACTTCTAAATGCTTTTGCTAACTTTGAATTGACag ataacacTGAGTCACCTACCTATGACACTATTGACACATACATGGTtaatttatccaaaaatttaacaaatgatACTAACGCTGATTCTTCCCGGATTACAAATGTAAAGAAAGccatttctaaattaaatttttcaca AGGTAAAACATTCGCCTGTCAAGTTGAATATCATTTATACCATCTGGGAATACACATTACTGTGGCTCATgaaagtatacaaattaacagtAAAAAGAATCCTACAGACgatattacaaaaatcattAGCGAGATGATTGATGCTTGGTTAATGATTAACGACACAAATAAATGGATCGAGGG AACAGAGTCGGTCTTTACAGTAAATATTCAAGTAAAAAGAAGAAAAGTTTTCAATGACTGCAAGGTCGAAATtgatttacctatattttcaa ATCCTATAGaagataatgataaatatgaaattattaaagaaatattgaataagtTAAAACATCAAAATCCAATTTATTATCCTATGGGAATTAATAACGATGAGTTTCTGCAGTTACACCAAAAACCAGCAAAAGGAGATCCAAACATAGAAGTTCTGCAGAAACATAAtgaatgtagtataatatccAATGCCACCAATGaa gaagAAATGCCTGAGAAGGTAAAAAAAGTTGATCAAGAATGTTCAGATTCAGAAGTAAAGCACCTTGATAATAATTCCACTGATTCTCATACAACTGATGAA gaaaaGTTGCCTGAGTTAGTACAGAAAGCGGTTGAAGTATGTTCACAAATAGAAAGCCTGCAGAGTAATGTGAATTAG